In Marmota flaviventris isolate mMarFla1 chromosome 17, mMarFla1.hap1, whole genome shotgun sequence, a single genomic region encodes these proteins:
- the Natd1 gene encoding protein NATD1 isoform X5 yields the protein MAHSAAAVPLGALEQGCPIRVEHDRRRRQFTVRLNGCHDRAVLLYEYVGKRIVDLQHTEVPDAYRGRGIAKHLAKAALDFVVEEDLKAHLTCWYIQKHSQKARLGAGAGGRHTDPPAPTPTASSPRERSTSAGTNLTISTCQRL from the exons ATGGCGCACTCGGCGGCCGCGGTACCGCTGGGCGCGCTGGAGCAGGGCTGCCCCATCCGCGTGGAGCACGACCGCCGGCGCCGCCAGTTCACCGTGCGCCTCAACG GGTGTCATGACCGGGCCGTCCTGCTCTATGAGTATGTGGGCAAACGGATTGTGGACCTGCAACACACCGAGGTACCGGATGCCTACCGTGGGCGTGGCATTGCCAAACACCTCGCCAAG GCTGCCCTGGACTTTGTGGTGGAGGAGGACCTGAAGGCCCATCTCACGTGCTGGTACATCCAGAA GCACTCTCAGAAGGCTCGCctaggagctggagctggaggaaGGCATACTGACCCCCCAGCGCCCACCCCAACGGCCTCATCACCAAGAGAAAGGAGCACTTCCGCTG GGACCAACCTAACCATCAGCACCTGCCAGAGACTCTGA
- the Natd1 gene encoding protein NATD1 isoform X3, with amino-acid sequence MAHSAAAVPLGALEQGCPIRVEHDRRRRQFTVRLNGCHDRAVLLYEYVGKRIVDLQHTEVPDAYRGRGIAKHLAKAALDFVVEEDLKAHLTCWYIQKHSQKARLGAGAGGRHTDPPAPTPTASSPRERSTSAGRFLLLMPNTRALVLFAGPAVARSILLAFGPT; translated from the exons ATGGCGCACTCGGCGGCCGCGGTACCGCTGGGCGCGCTGGAGCAGGGCTGCCCCATCCGCGTGGAGCACGACCGCCGGCGCCGCCAGTTCACCGTGCGCCTCAACG GGTGTCATGACCGGGCCGTCCTGCTCTATGAGTATGTGGGCAAACGGATTGTGGACCTGCAACACACCGAGGTACCGGATGCCTACCGTGGGCGTGGCATTGCCAAACACCTCGCCAAG GCTGCCCTGGACTTTGTGGTGGAGGAGGACCTGAAGGCCCATCTCACGTGCTGGTACATCCAGAA GCACTCTCAGAAGGCTCGCctaggagctggagctggaggaaGGCATACTGACCCCCCAGCGCCCACCCCAACGGCCTCATCACCAAGAGAAAGGAGCACTTCCGCTGGCAGGTTTCTTTTACTGATGCCAAACACCAGAGCGTTAGTTCTCTTTGCGGGTCCAGCTGTGGCCAGGTCCATTCTGTTGGCCTTT GGACCAACCTAA
- the Natd1 gene encoding protein NATD1 isoform X2, whose protein sequence is MAHSAAAVPLGALEQGCPIRVEHDRRRRQFTVRLNGCHDRAVLLYEYVGKRIVDLQHTEVPDAYRGRGIAKHLAKAALDFVVEEDLKAHLTCWYIQKHSQKARLGAGAGGRHTDPPAPTPTASSPRERSTSAGRFLLLMPNTRALVLFAGPAVARSILLAFGPTSSRSVP, encoded by the exons ATGGCGCACTCGGCGGCCGCGGTACCGCTGGGCGCGCTGGAGCAGGGCTGCCCCATCCGCGTGGAGCACGACCGCCGGCGCCGCCAGTTCACCGTGCGCCTCAACG GGTGTCATGACCGGGCCGTCCTGCTCTATGAGTATGTGGGCAAACGGATTGTGGACCTGCAACACACCGAGGTACCGGATGCCTACCGTGGGCGTGGCATTGCCAAACACCTCGCCAAG GCTGCCCTGGACTTTGTGGTGGAGGAGGACCTGAAGGCCCATCTCACGTGCTGGTACATCCAGAA GCACTCTCAGAAGGCTCGCctaggagctggagctggaggaaGGCATACTGACCCCCCAGCGCCCACCCCAACGGCCTCATCACCAAGAGAAAGGAGCACTTCCGCTGGCAGGTTTCTTTTACTGATGCCAAACACCAGAGCGTTAGTTCTCTTTGCGGGTCCAGCTGTGGCCAGGTCCATTCTGTTGGCCTTT
- the Natd1 gene encoding protein NATD1 isoform X6: MAHSAAAVPLGALEQGCPIRVEHDRRRRQFTVRLNGCHDRAVLLYEYVGKRIVDLQHTEVPDAYRGRGIAKHLAKAALDFVVEEDLKAHLTCWYIQKDQPNHQHLPETLRHPDVAEIPLAGQWLWH, encoded by the exons ATGGCGCACTCGGCGGCCGCGGTACCGCTGGGCGCGCTGGAGCAGGGCTGCCCCATCCGCGTGGAGCACGACCGCCGGCGCCGCCAGTTCACCGTGCGCCTCAACG GGTGTCATGACCGGGCCGTCCTGCTCTATGAGTATGTGGGCAAACGGATTGTGGACCTGCAACACACCGAGGTACCGGATGCCTACCGTGGGCGTGGCATTGCCAAACACCTCGCCAAG GCTGCCCTGGACTTTGTGGTGGAGGAGGACCTGAAGGCCCATCTCACGTGCTGGTACATCCAGAA GGACCAACCTAACCATCAGCACCTGCCAGAGACTCTGAGACACCCGGACGTGGCTGAGATTCCCCTTGCAGGACAGTGGCTTTGGCATTAG
- the Natd1 gene encoding protein NATD1 isoform X4, translated as MAHSAAAVPLGALEQGCPIRVEHDRRRRQFTVRLNGCHDRAVLLYEYVGKRIVDLQHTEVPDAYRGRGIAKHLAKAALDFVVEEDLKAHLTCWYIQKHSQKARLGAGAGGRHTDPPAPTPTASSPRERSTSAGRDQPNHQHLPETLRHPDVAEIPLAGQWLWH; from the exons ATGGCGCACTCGGCGGCCGCGGTACCGCTGGGCGCGCTGGAGCAGGGCTGCCCCATCCGCGTGGAGCACGACCGCCGGCGCCGCCAGTTCACCGTGCGCCTCAACG GGTGTCATGACCGGGCCGTCCTGCTCTATGAGTATGTGGGCAAACGGATTGTGGACCTGCAACACACCGAGGTACCGGATGCCTACCGTGGGCGTGGCATTGCCAAACACCTCGCCAAG GCTGCCCTGGACTTTGTGGTGGAGGAGGACCTGAAGGCCCATCTCACGTGCTGGTACATCCAGAA GCACTCTCAGAAGGCTCGCctaggagctggagctggaggaaGGCATACTGACCCCCCAGCGCCCACCCCAACGGCCTCATCACCAAGAGAAAGGAGCACTTCCGCTGGCAG GGACCAACCTAACCATCAGCACCTGCCAGAGACTCTGAGACACCCGGACGTGGCTGAGATTCCCCTTGCAGGACAGTGGCTTTGGCATTAG
- the Natd1 gene encoding protein NATD1 isoform X7, producing the protein MAHSAAAVPLGALEQGCPIRVEHDRRRRQFTVRLNGCHDRAVLLYEYVGKRIVDLQHTEVPDAYRGRGIAKHLAKAALDFVVEEDLKAHLTCWYIQKYVKENPLPQYLERLQP; encoded by the exons ATGGCGCACTCGGCGGCCGCGGTACCGCTGGGCGCGCTGGAGCAGGGCTGCCCCATCCGCGTGGAGCACGACCGCCGGCGCCGCCAGTTCACCGTGCGCCTCAACG GGTGTCATGACCGGGCCGTCCTGCTCTATGAGTATGTGGGCAAACGGATTGTGGACCTGCAACACACCGAGGTACCGGATGCCTACCGTGGGCGTGGCATTGCCAAACACCTCGCCAAG GCTGCCCTGGACTTTGTGGTGGAGGAGGACCTGAAGGCCCATCTCACGTGCTGGTACATCCAGAAGTATGTCAAGGAGAACCCCCTGCCGCAGTACCTGGAGCGGCTGCAGCCGTAG